In the genome of Theropithecus gelada isolate Dixy chromosome 19, Tgel_1.0, whole genome shotgun sequence, the window TTTCACTGGTTGGCCATGTCAAGATAGGTGAAGCTTTAATAGTTTTCAGAAGGATGTACAGGGCCGATGTACTTGGCATTGTTTCTAACAAGTAAGATAAAGCAGGCAGATTGGTGAGGATTCATCTCTGAAAGTTAACGAAGACCTACACACTGAGTCCCCTCCTTCAAGCCTTGGCTGTCCACAGATGTTGCCCTACAACGCTCTTGTCTGTTTTATCCCCTACTCATCCTACTAGATCTGGGTGTCCAGACCACTTGCATAAGTGGCCTCAGGttgttgaaatctaatccccaCAGATTAGCAAAGTGATCTTGGCCAATTACATAACCATTAtgtgcttccttttctttgtaaaacaGGAACAGCATCATGACTGCCTCCCGAGGTTATTATGCAGATTAAATGACTACTAGGCCATTGCCTGGCACCTGCTAAGTGCTATGTAGATAAGTGCTCATCATATAATAAGGGCTCTGTGTTTCTGCTCATTGTCCGCATCGTTAGCATCATTATTACATGACTCAGCAATTTCCTTGTATTCATTGTCAATCAGCTTCATACAGTTTCTCCTCTTTCCTGTTCATTGTGTCTatttcatcttctctttctccttttagaAGGGGAGTTTGGGCTTGAAGTCCCACAAAAGGagatttctaagaaagcttcatTTCAAAAGGATATGGTAGGTGAGTTCACAAGAGATGGTTCATGGTGTTCCATTTTAGAAGAACTGAGGCTGGATACAGACCGTACAAAGAAAGACAAGCAAAATCAAATTCAGCCCATGAGTCACAGTGCTTTCTTCAACAAGAAAACATTGAACACAGAAAGCAATTGTGAATATAAGGACCCTGGGAAAATGATTCACACGAGGCCCCACCTTGCTTCTTCACAGGAACAACCTCAGAAATGTTGCTTATTTACAAAAAGTTTGAAGCTGAACCTAGAAGTGAGTGGTCAGAATGAAAACAATGACACAAAACAGCTTGATGACGTTGTTGGGTCTGGTCAGCTATTCAGCCGTAGCTCCTCCCACGCTTGCAGCAAGAATATCCATACAGGAGAGACATTTTGCAAAGGTAATCAGTGTAGAAACGTCTGTGGCCATAAACAGTCACTCACGCAACGTCAAATTCATACTCAGAAGAAACCAGGTGGATGTTCCGAATGTGGGAGGGACTTCACCCCAAAATCACACCTCTTTGCCCAACAGAGAATTCATAGTATAGGAAACCTCCATGAATGTGGCAGATGTGGAAAAGCCTTCACGCCACAACTAAAACTCAGTGTATATGTGACAGATCATATAGGTGACGTACCCTATATATGCAAGGAATGTGGGAAGGTCTTTATTCAGAGATCAGAATTGGTTACACACCAGAAAACACACACTAGAAAGAAGCCCTATGAATGCCATGACTGTGGAAAAGCCTTTTTCCAGATGTTATCTCTCTTCAGACATCAGAGAACTCACAGTAGAGAAAAACTCTATGAATGCAGTGAATGTGGCAAAGGCTTCTCCCAAAACTCAACCCTCATTATACatcagaaaattcatactggtgaGAGACAGTATGCATGCAgcgaatgtgggaaagcctttaccCAGAAGTCAACACTCAGCTTGCACCAGAGAATCCACTCAGGGCAGAAGTCCTATGTGTGTATCGAATGCGGGCAGGCCTTCATCCAGAAGGCACACCTGATTGTCCATCAAAGAAGCCACACGGGAGAAAAACCTTATCAGTGCCACAACTGTGGGAAATCCTTCATTTCCAAGTCACAGCTTGATATACATCATCGAATTCATACAGGGGAGAAACCTTATGAATGCAGTGACTGTGGAAAAACCTTCACCCAAAAGTCACACCTGAATATACAccagaaaattcatactggagaaagaCACCATGTATGCggtgaatgtgggaaagccttcaacCAGAAGTCAATACTCAGCATGCATCAGAGAATCCACACCGGAGAGAAGCCTTACaaatgcagtgaatgtgggaaagccttcactTCGAAGTCTCAATTCAAAGAGCATCAGCGAATTCACACGGGTGAGAAACCCTATGTGTGCActgaatgtgggaaggccttcaaCGGCAGGTCGAATTTCCATAAACATCAGGTAACACACACTAGAGAGAGGCCTTTTGTCTGTTCCAAATGTGGGAAGGCTTTTGTCCAGAAATCAGAGTTGATTACCCATCAAAGAACTCACATgggagagaaaccttatgaatgcCTCGACTGTGGGAAATCGTTCAGTAAGAAACCACAACTCAAGGTGCATCAGCGAATTCACACGGGAGAAAGACCTTATGTGTGTTCTGAATGTGGAAAGGCCTTCAATAACAGGTCAAACTTCAATAAACACCAAACAACTCATACCAGAGACAAATCTTACAAATGCAGTTATTCTGTGAAAGGCTTTACCAAGCAATGAAATCCTAGCGCATCAGCATATTCATAAATGAAATATACTCCCTCAGTTTcttgaagaagagaaaatctCACAGTCAGGTCTAATTGTATGTTACTGAATTCATGCTTCAATAAACTGTAGGGATGCACTGCATGAAGGGGGCTGGCCCCTcaacacctgtgggtatttctcatcagatgggatgagagactgagaaaagaaataagacacagagacaaagtatagagaaagaaaaatgggcccaggggaccagcgctcagcataTGGAGGACTCGCACCGGCActagtctctgagttccctcagtatttattgatcactatctCTACCATCTCAGAGATGGGGATGTGGCAGAACTATAGGGTaatggtggggagagggtcagcaggaaaacatgtgagcaaagatCTCTGTGTCATAAATACATTTAAGGAAAGGTGCTATGCCTTAATGTGCatgtaggccagatttatgtttgACTTGACACAAACATCTCAGTGCATGGAAGAGCAGTATTGCCGCCAGgatgtctcacctccagccataaggcagttttctcctatctcagtaaatagaacgtATGATTGGGTTTTACATcgagacattccattcccagggacgagcaggagacagatgccttcgtCTTTTACTAATTcccctcagcacagaccctttacgggtgTTGGGCTGGAGAACgggcaggtctttcccttcccacgaggccatatctcaggctatcacatggggagaaaccttggacaatacctgaCTTTCCTGAGTAGAGGTCCATGCCGCCTTCCACAGTGTACTGTGTCCCTGGGTACTCAAGGTTAGGGAATGgcaatgacttttaccaagcatactgccttcaaacacatttttaacaaagcacatcgtgcacagccctaaatccattaaaccttgagtcaacacagcacatgtctgcaagcacagggttggggctagggttacagattaacagcatctcaaggcagaagaatttctcttagtacagaacaaaatggagtttcttatgtctacttctttttacatagacacagtaacagtctgatctctctttcttttccccacactgcACGTGTGAACACGACAAAGTCATGCTTTATTTTATGTGAGGGCACTTACCGAGAAAAGAGTAAGCAGAAATGTCCTTCTCTTAGTACCGGCCTCATTAAGGATTATAAATTTTCACCCTGGGAAGAAACCCTGACTAATGCATTGAGAAAAGCCTTTCTGTAAAGAATGGTACAAGACAGGTTGTTACCTGATTATTTATAGTAAAGTTTGTGGGAAATTATATCAATGATAACCCTGTTTGTTTTGGGATATATTTCTAAAGTGCCAATACAGTAATGATAGGACaatattatgtgtatgtgtgtgtgccttatgtatataagcatatatattatatgcaggTTTAATATCCCTTCCCCAAAGTGCCTGGGATcagaagcattttggatttcagatacttaacagattttggaatatttgcattatatttattggttgagcatccctaatctgaaaatccaagaTGAAATGCTCCAgttagcatttcctttgagcatcatgttagagttcagaaagtttcagattttgggttTTCAGACTAGGGATACCCAAcctgtatgtacatatatttaggtatctatgtatgtatatatatgcatatgcagaCATATGTATATGGTCTGGTcagcatatgtgtatgtatgcgtaCGTAGGTATGTATGCCCTCAGTGCAATGGGTTTGCAGCAGAATTCACTGCACAGCATTAGATGTAGGTAGATTacagttattttttaagagaatctaatttaattgtttttataaaaattattcccTGTTGAATATGTCATGAGGTTGTATCAACAATGATTAACTCCTTTATTATACATACACATGAATGTACATTTTTAGTAAATGCATAAATGAGATTCTATAATGTTTACTGATCTTTATATTAtagcttttctcttctttcaggaTTAGCTCAGCTTGCCCCTCCCTTTCCATCTCCACCATCTATAGTGAGCCTCTCCATAATCAGTGCCAACCATTAGTCTGGTTCAAGTCTCTGCATAGATAATCAGTGCCAACCATTAGTCTCGTTCATATTTTTACACAGGCCCCTAAACATACACACCAGGAGTCAACAAACTGTGGCCATTGGCCAAATACGGCCTcccagctgtttttttaaaataaagttttattggaacacagccatgttcaTTTGGACATGTATTGTCTGGGCTTCTTTCATGCTCCactggcagagttgagtagttttgGCGGAGATCAAATGGCCCCCAAGCtggaaactgaaaatatttactctctggctcttcacagaaaatgtttgccaacacatgacacacacacaaacgcacacacatTACTGTGCTCATAATCATATACCTGTGTAAGGACCCTTTCCTTGATTTATAAAACTCAGATCTCTTACGTGTGTGGAtggtatttttttcattctacaATCCATGATGGGTTGCACACACATGTATTCTATGAGGTTGACCTGTCATAATTTATTGAGCCACTCCCACAGTTTTGATTACTTATTTCCCCCCACACACGTTTTTTGCTAAAAAAAGGGAGAGGGGACTGTTATAAATACTTCTGAGACGCAGACCAGCATAATATTTTAAGTGCACAGGCCCAGGAGCTAGGTTCCTGCATTTGATTCCTGGCTCCACTCTCTACCCTCTGCATCTGCTGAGCAAGTTATTTGGTATCATCTATTctggttttctcatctacaaaaggGAGATTATGATAGTACCCTATCCCCATGCATTTGGTGTGAGAAGTGGGTATGTGTTAAACCGTTGGAACTGCATGGACAGACCAAGTATCCCTGAGCCTGCCTGGCTCCCTTGTGCTGGGTGTGGGACTGTGGTGGGAGATTTCAGTCAGCTGGAAGTCTTTTCCAGAAGGGTGTTAGAGATGGGCACCCATGGCTTTAGTCTCCATACTCATACATACAGAGCATGGCCTCCCTCTGTCCTTAAGAGTCTCTGACCCCTACCCTCACAACCTCTCTGAATAGTCAATAATATTTACCTTCTGATCAGGGCTGTAACATGGGTGGCCTCCCTGGAAGTTGTTACAACTGGTCCTTAATAGACACCCTCACCCCTTTGGATAGCACACAATCTAATTCTGGGTATAACCTGTTTGCTACTCCCTCTCTTCCCCCTGAAATGAGCTTAAGTTCTTATTCTTCTTGGTGCATAATGGGTGCActccaggaagacttcctggaggcaGTGGCCTTCTTAAGCCAGAACCCGTTTATAACCCATGTATATAGCAGCAGCCTGCGCACAGCTGCCCCTGGTCTATTCAGGCAGAGGTGCTATCTAGGGAACTCCTCAAAGAACTCCTCACGTGTAACCCGCCTCCTCTCCCGGTCCCGGAGAAGCTGACCCTTCCTGCAATGCCCGCCCCGTCATGTACCTCCTGCCACGCGGCACACGCAGCCCTCCTCGGGACGAGCGCTGTGCAGTGCCTCCTTCTGCGCCGCCTTCGAGGCCAAGGTGCTGCACACGGTGCTTGCAGGCCGCCTGCTGCTGCCCGCCGCGGTGGTGGCCGTGGGCGCCTCGTACGGCAAGGACTCCACAGTGGTGGCGCACGTGCTGCGCGCTGGCGCCGCGCCTGGGCATCTCACTGCAGCTCGTGGCCTTCGACGAGGGCATCGGCGGCTACCGGGAAGCGGCGCTGGCGGCCGTGCGGCGCGCTGGGAGCTGTCGCTCACCGTTGTGGCCTACGAAGACCTCTTCGGGGCTGGACGGTGGACCCCGTAGTCCGCAGCACAACCAACTCCAGCCGCAGCCGCTCCTGCTGTACCTTCTGTGGCGTGCTGCAGCGCCGGGCGCTGGAGGAAGGGGCGCGCCACGTGGGAGCCACTCACACACTGAGTGGTGAGAACAAGGGCGGCCGCAGTTCTGCGTGATAGTGGGAGTGGGGAGCATGCGCAGGCAATGGGCGGTTCCTGAAAGGGGACTGGGGCGCATGCTCCAGAAGTGGGCGAGGAGACCCTGGGAGTGGCTTAGCGGGAGGATCCCAGTAAGGCGCTGGGGAAATACACATGTGCCTATTTGGGGCCGGAGCCTGCTGAAGGCTCATGTGGATAGTACGTGTGCCTCCCTAGGATGGAGTAAGGCAGGTTTTTCAAGCCTCTGGGTCTCTGCCATCATCTTAGTACACACATTGGCAAATAGAGGGGTAGAGGGGCTACCCTGTAGGAGCTAAGGCTGGAGTActctgctattatttttattgttattattttgagatagagtctcgctatgttgcccaggctggagtgcagtggtgcaatctaggctcactgcaacctagcctccccccggattcaagcgattctcctgcctcagtctcctaagtagctgggattacgggcgcctgccactacgcctgggtaatttttgtatttttagtagagggaaATGACTTTCTTTGTATCTCCCTTTACAAAGAGAGAGATGTGAAGAGGCGTCTCCCATCATAAGCCATACAGTCTGAAACGCTACGGTGTCTCTTAACTCCTTTTCTTTATAGGTTTCTCTCTGACAACTCTTATTTTTTCCCAATGATTACTTTAATAAGTAATTCTCGTCCATTGACTAAATACCAGATACAAGCTGTGTAGCCTAGAGCAGATTACCTAACCtccatttcatcttttttaaaatggggatGTTAATAATATCTGGGTCCTTGAGTTGGAAAGTACTTGAGTTATATATAAGGCACTTAGACTAGAGGCTGAAAAACAGTAAACATGATGTAAATGTTTGCTGTTATGACAATGCACAAGAGCACAATACAATCTGTACTCCTGCCTGATTTTCACATATGTAATTATAACCTGACAAGTGCTACTACGGAAAATTACACAGAACATGTGAATTTATATCAGGGGATCCTAGTGACGGGGAAAAGGTGGGGATTAAAGAAACCTTTGCTGAGTGAACTGAGACCCGAAGGCTCAGTGAATAACCAGGTGAAGGATGAGTTGGAGTTTGGGGGGGGGGCGGTGTTCTGAGCTGAGGACACAGAGAGGCAAAGGCCTTGAGGAGGGGAAGTATGACCAACTTGAGAAGCCCTAAGAAGAACAGCATTTTAATATACAGAGTCAAGTATAAGATGACAAGATGCAGAATAAACATGGTTTCCATTTAAATTGTATGGCGACTGGTGTGTTTGTATGCACTTACTTTCTTTCCGGTCTTTCTAAACCTGGTGATCTGTATTCCCAGAGGCACTTGTGTCTACAGCTCTCTTGAGAATCCCCATTAGATGGTCCTTTTTTCTCCTGTGTTGTCTGAAATACAGTTTTAAGTGAGGCTGAAATGGTTTGCAGCTTAAAGCATTTTTACCCTCTATGTGGAAGGAGAGCTGGCGAAGGGCCTGGTGTACAGTAGGTGGATGGCAAATGAGGGCTCCCCCAAGGAGCTTGTTTGTGTTCCCTTCAGGTTTTCTGTCCACCTCCAGTCTCCATCTGGCTGCTCCATGGTGCCCGGGAGTCTCCATGGTCCGGTTTCCCCATCAGTGTCTCTTCCCGCTCCCCCTGCCCCTCTCTGTCTTGGGTGCTGGCGGCCCCGCTGTACCCTGGGTTTCTATGTTCCGCGCTCCTCTCCCCGTCTCTCTCTGGGTCCTGGCGGCCCCACTGTGCCCTGGGTCTCCGCTCCCCGTCTTTCTCTGGGTCCTGGTTGCCCACAGTGCCCCAGGAGTCTCCATGGCTCTGTCTCCCCCTCCCTGTCTCTGGATCCTGGCTGTTGCACGTTGTTCGCGGGTCTCCATGGCTCGCTCTCCCCCTCCCCGTCTCTCTCTGGGTCCTGGTTGCCCACAGTGCCCCAGGGGTCTCCATGgctctctctcccactccctgtctctggatCCTGGCTGTCGCACGTTGTTCGGGGGTCTGTCTCCATGGCTTGCTCTCCCTCTCGCCGTCTCTCTCTGGGTCCTGGCGGCCACACTGTGCCCTGGGTCTCCGTGGGTCTCTCCTCCCAGTCTCTCTCTGGGTCCTCGTGGACCCTTGGTTCCCCGGGGGGCTCCCTGGCCAGCAGCGCCCTCCGCGCCCCACCTCACCCGCTCCCGTCTCTCCCCAGCAGGTCACAACGCCGACGACATGGCGGAGACCGTGCTCATGAATTTCCTGAGAGGCGACGCGGGGCGGCTGGCCCGGGGCGGGGGCCTGGGCTCTCCGGGCGAAGGGGGCGCCCTGCCGCGCTGCCGCCCGCTGCAGTTCGCCTCGCAGAAGGAGGTGGTGCTGTACGCGCACTTCGCCGCCTCGACTACTTCTCCGAGGAGTGCGTCTACGCGCCCGAGGCCTTCCGCGGCCACTCCTGGGACCCGCTCAAGCGGCTGGAGGCTGCGCGGCCGTCGGCGGTGCTGGACCTCGTGCACTCGGCCGATCGCCTGGCGCTGGCCCCGGCCGCGCGGCCCCCGCGCCCCGGCGCCTGCTCCCGCTGTGGGGCCCTGGCCAGTCGCACGCTCTGCCAGGCCTGCGCGCTCCCGGCCATCGGCAAGGGCCGCCGGCGGCTGGACGAGGAGGCGACGCCGGGGACACCCGGGGATCCGGCCCGGGCCCCCACCTCCGAGATTGTCCCCACCTTCTAGCGACTCCAGGCCTCCCGCCGGGATCCGACGCCCCCTGGTGGGGGCTGCCTGTAAATGACACTGTGAATAAACCTGTTACCTTACCGGGCCTTCCATGTgaggtgggagggggaggggggccTAGTAACCTGAAACCCTGAAGAAGCTGGGACCCCAGACTTCGGGGTTTCAGGGAGGAAGGGTCTTCAGCTGGGCTTCTGactctgagggaggagggggctgggtgACCATCCTGGGTCTGAGAGAGGAAAGGGCCAGGACTAGGGCTAGAGGAAGTGGGACTGGAGACCCCAGGCATCTGTGGCTGAAGAAGGAGGGCCTGGGGTCGTGGACTCCTGGGTCTCAGGGAGGTGGGGGCTGAACACCTTGTGATTCCTGAGCGAGTGGGGGTTGGTTGGGGACCTCCTGCCCAGTGCCTCTGCTGGTTCTGGGTGCGCTCAGCATGGTCTTGACCCTCCTTG includes:
- the ZNF175 gene encoding zinc finger protein 175, yielding MPADVNLSQKPQVLGPEEQDGSCEASLSFEDVTVDFSREEWQQLDPAQRRLYQDVTLELYSHLFSVGYHIPNPDVIFRMLKEKEPCVEEAELSHQRCQEGEFGLEVPQKEISKKASFQKDMVGEFTRDGSWCSILEELRLDTDRTKKDKQNQIQPMSHSAFFNKKTLNTESNCEYKDPGKMIHTRPHLASSQEQPQKCCLFTKSLKLNLEVSGQNENNDTKQLDDVVGSGQLFSRSSSHACSKNIHTGETFCKGNQCRNVCGHKQSLTQRQIHTQKKPGGCSECGRDFTPKSHLFAQQRIHSIGNLHECGRCGKAFTPQLKLSVYVTDHIGDVPYICKECGKVFIQRSELVTHQKTHTRKKPYECHDCGKAFFQMLSLFRHQRTHSREKLYECSECGKGFSQNSTLIIHQKIHTGERQYACSECGKAFTQKSTLSLHQRIHSGQKSYVCIECGQAFIQKAHLIVHQRSHTGEKPYQCHNCGKSFISKSQLDIHHRIHTGEKPYECSDCGKTFTQKSHLNIHQKIHTGERHHVCGECGKAFNQKSILSMHQRIHTGEKPYKCSECGKAFTSKSQFKEHQRIHTGEKPYVCTECGKAFNGRSNFHKHQVTHTRERPFVCSKCGKAFVQKSELITHQRTHMGEKPYECLDCGKSFSKKPQLKVHQRIHTGERPYVCSECGKAFNNRSNFNKHQTTHTRDKSYKCSYSVKGFTKQ